The Armatimonadia bacterium region GGGGCAGGGGTCACCCGGCACGGCATGGCGGATGTCGGCGAACCGGTCCACCACGAAGTCGCGCTCCACGTTCACGCACACCAGATGGGCGTCGTCCTTGTTCGCGCCGACGGTGATGTCGGTCATGTTGGCGATCTCGTGGTCGGCGATGATCTCAACCTCATCGGATAACTGGCACGGGCCGCTGAAGCCCACCGAGGCACCCGTAGCCGTGAAGACTTCCTCCGGGGTCGCCATGCGCAGCGTCGTGGCACCCAGCAGGTTCCTGAGCTTGAACTCATTGAGCTCGCGGTCGCCACGGACCATCGCTGCGACCAGCCGACCATCGGCGTTCAGGATCAGGGTCTTGGCCAGAGCCTCCGGCGTGGTCTGGAGGAACTCGCAGACCTGCTCGATGGTCTTCATGCCCGGCGTCTCCACCAGGGCCGAATCGCCACAGCGGTTCGGACCCTTCCTGGGCTCGGGCACCTTGAAGGTGGCGCATTCGGCATTCGAGGCGTAGTCGCACTTGTCGCAGATGAAGATCGTGTCTTCGCCCGCGTCGGTGAGGATCATGAACTCCCGCGTGTCGCTGCCACCCATCGACCCGGCATCGGCTCGCACCACCAGCACTGGAAGCTGCAGCCGTTCCATGATCCGCAGGTAGGCCTGATACTGCGCCTCGTAGGACGCATCGAGCCCGGCGCGGTCCACGTCGAAGCTGTACGCGTCCTTCATGGTGAACTCCTTGACGCGCAGCAGCCCACCACGGGGCCGCATCTCGTCGCGGAACTTCACCTGGATTTGGTACAGCGTCAGCGGCAGGTCACGGTACGACTTCAGATCCGTCGCGACGAGGTCGGTCATGACCTCCTCGTGCGTCGGCCCGAGGCAGAACCATCGCTCCGTCCGGTCCTGCACCCGGAAGGGAGTCGGCTGGAAGGTGTCCCAGCGTCCGCTCTGTTCCCACAGCTCGCGCGGCGCCAGAACCGGAAGATGGACTTCCAGCGCTCCGGCGCGTTCCATCTCCTCGCGCACAACGGTTTCGACCTTCCGCAGGACCCGCAGGCCCAGCGGCAGCCAGTCGAAGACGCCGGCGGTCAGCGGACGAATGAACCCGCCACGCACCAGCATCTTGTGGCTGGCAATCTCAGCCTCCACCGGCGCCTGGCGGAGGGTCGGAGCATAGTAACGTGAAGCGCGCAACAAAATCCCTCATTTCGCGGGCCCGACACGCAGCCGGGCCATGCCCGAAGGGTCTGCCCAATACCTCATGTCGAATCAGACCCGGGGGCCTGACGTTAGTCTGACGACCGCTATCCTCTCACCAGCTCACAAAAGCCGGGGAGCTTGAGCAGGGCGTTGCGGATTCCCAGGCGCGCGAGATTGCGGTCAGCGCCTGTCCGTGCCACCACTACCTCAAGGATTCTGCCCATCCTCTGTCCTTCCGTCAAGGCCGGCCATGTGGCCTCGGCAGACAGACTGCGGGCGACCTCCAGGAGCAGCTTCCCCGATCGCGTGCGTCCGTCGATGCGCGAGCCGAAGTCGATGGCCTTGGGGTCGACCAAGCGGCGAATCGTCGCCTCTGCCGCCCCAACCGTCGCCTTGCCCCTCTGAAGCGCCGAGGTGCCTTGCCGGCTCACGAAGGCCAGCTCCGGCCGCGCCTCAAGAGGAAAGTGCAGATGCCCCTCTTCCTCCCTCAGGCCAAGCTTGCGCTCGATCACCGGCCGGAAGTCCTCATTGATCTCGAAGCCCAGGCCGACGCGTCCTTCCTCCGCCGCCACCTTCACCGTTGTTCCGCTGCCCAGGAAGGGGTCCAGCACCCGCTCACCCACGAAGCTGTACATCCGAATCAGCCGCCGCGGAAGCTCCTCAGGGAAGGCCGCAAGGTGGCCGTTCTGACGCTCTCCAGGGAACCGCCAGTGACCGGCGAAGTACTCGCACCACTGCTCATGGGTCAGCCGCGAGGCTTTCTTCACTTCCCGACTGACCGCCGGTGCCTTCCCTGGCTTCTTGAACACGAGGATGAACTCGTAGTCAATCATGATCGCCCCGTTACGCGGATACGGGTACGAGCCCATCACGCTTCCGCCACCGGTAGTGTTACAGGTGGTGAGCTTCTGCCAGATGATGGCTCCCATGTAGTCCAGTCCGAGGCCTTCGCAGTGTCGGACGATCGCCTCGCGGATGGGGATGATCTTGTACCGGCCGTAGTAGGCGGCTCTCGCGAACTGGTCGCCGATGTTCACGCACAGCCGGCAGCCGGGGTGCAGCACCCGGGCACACTCACTCCACACCTGGTTCAGGTCGGCCAGGTACTCCTCATAGCTGTCATGGTAGCCGATCTGCCCCTCGCTTCCGTAATCCTTCAACTGCCAGTACGGAGGCGAGGTCAACACCAGGTGAACGCTGGCGTCCTCCAGCTCGGGCATATGTCGTGAATCGGCCAGGTAGATGCAATGCATGGGGAAAGATGAAGGCTTGGTGGGGCCCCGTATCCTCCGGCAGCCTCAGGGCGACGCTGGTCTCAGCAGGTCGGGCGCATTATAGCACACCGTCTCGCTCCCCTGCAGCCGTCAGTAACCTCCGGTGCAGGGGATGCTGCCCTTCGGGGCGAATCTCCTGCCTATCACCTTGCGCGGGAGGAAGCCCCATGTCTGACACACTCCGCAACTCCTTGCTCGCCGAGCTCCAGGCAATCCGGACCGTCGACTGCCATTCCCACACCTGCCTGTCCACCGAGTATGCCCAGCACGCCCCCTGGACGCTCTTCCGCCTCATGAGCTACTTCGAGCGCGACTTCGCCGGCGCTCTGGGCAAGAGCTCTCACGAGGCGTACCAGGACTGCACCGACGACGCGCAACGCTGGGAGATCCTTCGCGGTGTGCTCGACCGCTGCCGCAACGTCTCCTACTGGCGCCACAACCTGGTGATGTACCAGCGGTTCTTCGGGCTCGAGCAGGAGGAGCTCACCGACCACAACTGGGCGGCGGTGAACGAGGCGATCCAGCAGAAGACGGCGCAGCC contains the following coding sequences:
- a CDS encoding proline--tRNA ligase, encoding MRASRYYAPTLRQAPVEAEIASHKMLVRGGFIRPLTAGVFDWLPLGLRVLRKVETVVREEMERAGALEVHLPVLAPRELWEQSGRWDTFQPTPFRVQDRTERWFCLGPTHEEVMTDLVATDLKSYRDLPLTLYQIQVKFRDEMRPRGGLLRVKEFTMKDAYSFDVDRAGLDASYEAQYQAYLRIMERLQLPVLVVRADAGSMGGSDTREFMILTDAGEDTIFICDKCDYASNAECATFKVPEPRKGPNRCGDSALVETPGMKTIEQVCEFLQTTPEALAKTLILNADGRLVAAMVRGDRELNEFKLRNLLGATTLRMATPEEVFTATGASVGFSGPCQLSDEVEIIADHEIANMTDITVGANKDDAHLVCVNVERDFVVDRFADIRHAVPGDPCPMCGEGYLGTDKGIEIGHVFKLGTKYAEALGAKFLDEDGKEKVAIMGCYGMGVSRAVAALVEVHHDDNGIIWPLSVAPFQVAVLLLDPQVHDLGQAADQLEAELSAAGLDVMIDDRDERPGVKFKDADLIGYPIQVVVGKRTAQEGTVEVRRRRDKAELVVPLAEATAAVQKLAEEA
- a CDS encoding site-specific DNA-methyltransferase, coding for MPELEDASVHLVLTSPPYWQLKDYGSEGQIGYHDSYEEYLADLNQVWSECARVLHPGCRLCVNIGDQFARAAYYGRYKIIPIREAIVRHCEGLGLDYMGAIIWQKLTTCNTTGGGSVMGSYPYPRNGAIMIDYEFILVFKKPGKAPAVSREVKKASRLTHEQWCEYFAGHWRFPGERQNGHLAAFPEELPRRLIRMYSFVGERVLDPFLGSGTTVKVAAEEGRVGLGFEINEDFRPVIERKLGLREEEGHLHFPLEARPELAFVSRQGTSALQRGKATVGAAEATIRRLVDPKAIDFGSRIDGRTRSGKLLLEVARSLSAEATWPALTEGQRMGRILEVVVARTGADRNLARLGIRNALLKLPGFCELVRG